The proteins below come from a single Anguilla rostrata isolate EN2019 chromosome 3, ASM1855537v3, whole genome shotgun sequence genomic window:
- the slc38a11 gene encoding putative sodium-coupled neutral amino acid transporter 11 isoform X1 has protein sequence MSDSGFILRDTEISLKRGVDQHAQSVTLQTELSERKSLISPQNELGEGGTSSMPAASFNFINSIIGSGIIGLPYSMNQAGLPLGMLLMILVACITDYSIILLIKGGQLSGTRSYQALVQSTFGFTGYLILSVLQFVYPFIAMVSYNIITGDTLTKVFQRIPGVGPDHMLAERHFVILVTTVVFTLPLSLHRDISKLGKVSLLSMVLTLVVLVTVVIRAATLGPQIPPTENAWSFAHWNAIQAVGVMSFAFICHHNSFMIYDSLEEPTLRNWSRVTHMSVSSAVLVSLLFAAAGYATFTGYTQGDIFENYCRNDDLATFGRFCYGISVITTFPLECFVTREVTSNLFFNGTLGTAAHCAVTVMIVALATAISLASNCLSTVLELNGALSATPLIFIIPSACHLRLSTGRWLQWENLISCLILLSGVFVMIVGVTMTALYPQDCSHGTEMFYCSSSNLSVARTTSSANPEQSQNLSQDVSQFT, from the exons ATGTCTGACAGCGGTTTTATTCTGAGGGACACAGAAATTAGCCTTAAACGCGGCGTCGATCAGCACGCGCAAAGCGTTACGCTTCAG accgAGCTCAGTGAAAGGAAGTCATTGATTTCCCCGCAAAATGAACTCGGTGAAGGTGGGACAAGTTCCATGCCGGCAGCCTCCTTTAATTTCATCAATTCTATAATCGGATCTGGTATAATAG GTCTCCCTTACTCAATGAACCAAGCAGGCTTACCTCTTGGGATGCTGCTGATGATCCTAGTTGCTTGTATTACAG ACTACTCAATCATTCTTCTGATTAAAGGAGGACAACTCTCAGGTACCAGGAGTTATCAGGCATTAGTACAAAGCACCTTTGGCTTTACCGGATACTTGATTCTTTCCGTACTGCAATTTGTATACCCCTTTATCG CTATGGTCAGCTATAACATCATTACTGGTGACACACTTACCAAAGTCTTTCAAAGAATACCTGGAG TTGGGCCCGATCACATGCTTGCGGAGCGACACTTTGTCATCCTCGTGACCACCGTTGTTTTCacccttcctctgtctctccatcgGGACATATCCAAGCTGGGAAAG GTGTCCCTGCTCTCCATGGTGTTGACCCTTGTCGTTCTTGTCACGGTCGTCATTAGAGCAGCCACACTCGGACCACAGAT ACCTCCTACAGAGAATGCGTGGTCGTTTGCCCATTGGAATGCGATTCAGGCTGTTGGTGTCATGTCTTTTG CCTTCATCTGTCACCACAACAGCTTCATGATCTACGACTCGCTGGAGGAGCCCACCCTGAGGAACTGGTCGCGCGTCACTCACATGTCCGTCAGCTCCGCCGTGCTGGTCAGCCTGCTGTTCGCTGCTGCGGGCTATGCCACCTTCACGGGGTACACGCAAG GCGATATATTTGAGAACTACTGCAGGAACGATGACCTGGCTACGTTCGGTCGCTTCTGCTATGGGATCAGCGTAATCACCACTTTTCCCCTGGAATGCTTCGTGACGCGGGAG GTGAcgtcaaatttgtttttcaacgGAACGCTCGGCACCGCCGCCCACTGTGCTGTGACTGTCATGATTGTAGCTCTGGCCACGGCGATCTCCCTGGCCTCCAACTGCCTCAGCACTGTTTTGGAATTAAAT GGCGCCCTCAGCGCGACGCCACTGATCTTCATCATCCCATCAGCGTGCCACCTCAGGCTTTCGACCGGACGCTGGCTCCAGTGGGAGAACCTGATCTCCTGCCTCATCCTCCTGTCGGGCGTGTTCGTTATGATCGTGGGCGTGACCATGACCGCCCTGTACCCCCAGGACTGCTCCCACGGGACAGAGATGTTCTACTGCTCATCCTCCAACCTCTCGGTGGCCCGCACAACCTCCTCCGCCAATCCCGAACAGTCCCAGAATCTGTCCCAGGATGTTTCTCAATTCACTtga
- the slc38a11 gene encoding putative sodium-coupled neutral amino acid transporter 11 isoform X2 has protein sequence MVSYNIITGDTLTKVFQRIPGVGPDHMLAERHFVILVTTVVFTLPLSLHRDISKLGKVSLLSMVLTLVVLVTVVIRAATLGPQIPPTENAWSFAHWNAIQAVGVMSFAFICHHNSFMIYDSLEEPTLRNWSRVTHMSVSSAVLVSLLFAAAGYATFTGYTQGDIFENYCRNDDLATFGRFCYGISVITTFPLECFVTREVTSNLFFNGTLGTAAHCAVTVMIVALATAISLASNCLSTVLELNGALSATPLIFIIPSACHLRLSTGRWLQWENLISCLILLSGVFVMIVGVTMTALYPQDCSHGTEMFYCSSSNLSVARTTSSANPEQSQNLSQDVSQFT, from the exons ATGGTCAGCTATAACATCATTACTGGTGACACACTTACCAAAGTCTTTCAAAGAATACCTGGAG TTGGGCCCGATCACATGCTTGCGGAGCGACACTTTGTCATCCTCGTGACCACCGTTGTTTTCacccttcctctgtctctccatcgGGACATATCCAAGCTGGGAAAG GTGTCCCTGCTCTCCATGGTGTTGACCCTTGTCGTTCTTGTCACGGTCGTCATTAGAGCAGCCACACTCGGACCACAGAT ACCTCCTACAGAGAATGCGTGGTCGTTTGCCCATTGGAATGCGATTCAGGCTGTTGGTGTCATGTCTTTTG CCTTCATCTGTCACCACAACAGCTTCATGATCTACGACTCGCTGGAGGAGCCCACCCTGAGGAACTGGTCGCGCGTCACTCACATGTCCGTCAGCTCCGCCGTGCTGGTCAGCCTGCTGTTCGCTGCTGCGGGCTATGCCACCTTCACGGGGTACACGCAAG GCGATATATTTGAGAACTACTGCAGGAACGATGACCTGGCTACGTTCGGTCGCTTCTGCTATGGGATCAGCGTAATCACCACTTTTCCCCTGGAATGCTTCGTGACGCGGGAG GTGAcgtcaaatttgtttttcaacgGAACGCTCGGCACCGCCGCCCACTGTGCTGTGACTGTCATGATTGTAGCTCTGGCCACGGCGATCTCCCTGGCCTCCAACTGCCTCAGCACTGTTTTGGAATTAAAT GGCGCCCTCAGCGCGACGCCACTGATCTTCATCATCCCATCAGCGTGCCACCTCAGGCTTTCGACCGGACGCTGGCTCCAGTGGGAGAACCTGATCTCCTGCCTCATCCTCCTGTCGGGCGTGTTCGTTATGATCGTGGGCGTGACCATGACCGCCCTGTACCCCCAGGACTGCTCCCACGGGACAGAGATGTTCTACTGCTCATCCTCCAACCTCTCGGTGGCCCGCACAACCTCCTCCGCCAATCCCGAACAGTCCCAGAATCTGTCCCAGGATGTTTCTCAATTCACTtga